The stretch of DNA TAACCTGGCCGAGTTCGTCAAGCGTGTTCCCTCGGCCAAGTCGTACTACGAGCTTGGTGCGTCCGAGATGGAGTTCACCTTCCCTGAGCCCGGTTTCCTTGAGGGTGTCaagaccaaggccaaggccatcctGCGTGCCACCAAGATGTCCTTCCAGTACCCCGGTACCTCGAAGCCCCAGATCCAGGACATCACCTTCCAGTGCTCTCTCGGCTCCCGTATTGCCGTCATTGGCCCCAACGGTGCCGGCAAGTCTACGCTGATCAACGTCCTGACCGGTGAGCTCATCCCCACTGAGGGTGAGATCTACCAGCACGAGAACATTCGTATCGCCTACATCAAGCAGCACGCCTTCGCCCACATCGATAACCACCTGGACTCGACTCCTTCCGAGTATATCCAGTGGCGATTCCAGACTGGCGAGGATCGCGAGACCATGGACCGTGCCAACAAGATCAtcaccgaggccgacgagaaggCCATGGACAAGATCTTCAAGATCGAGGGCACCCAGCGCCGTGTCATTGGCATCAACTCGCGCAGAAAGTTCAAGAACAGCTACGAGTACGAGTGTTCGTTCGCTCTGGGTGAGAACGTCGGCATGAAGGGTGAGCGCTGGAcgcccatgatgacggccgacAACGTCTGGCTGCCCCGCAGCGAGCTCCTGGCTTCCCATCAGAAGATGGTTGCCGATGTGGACATGAAGGAGGCTCTGGCCTCTGGCCAGTTCCGCCCCCTGGTCCGCAAGGAGATTGAGGCCCACTGCGCCAActttggcctcgacgccgagctggtcTCTCACTCCCGCATGCGTGGTCTGTCTGGTGGCCAGCGTGTCAAGaccgtcttggccgcctgctcgTGGCAGCGACCCCATCTGatcgtcctcgacgagcccacCAACTACCTGGACCGTGACTCCCTGGGTGCTCTGTCCAAGGCCCTCAAGAAGTTTGAGGGTGGTGTGATCATCATTACCCACTCTGCCGAGTTCACCAAGGACTTGACTGAGGAAGTCTGGGCTGTCATGGACGGCAAGATGACGCCCTCTGGTCACAACTGGGTGTCGGGCCAGGGCTCCGGCCCCCGCCTCAAGcagggtgacgacgatgaggaggacaAGTTTGACGCCATGGGCAACAAGATTGTCacgaccaagaagaaggccaagcTGACCTCTTCCGAGGCTCgtaagaagaagaagggtaAGCCTACCTTGTCTATTTGCCTCTTTTGACTACGAAGCATCAAGCTAACAAATTTTGTTTACAGAGCGTATGGCTCGCCGCAAGCGCGGTGAGGAGGTCTTCAGCGATGAGGACGAATAAGCGATACGCACCGACCGCGCGGCGCTGCATTGTGACGAGCGTTCTCTTTTTCTCTTACGACAATACCATGTTCTAATTTTCTTTTGTCATGTCATGCGCGGGATGGAAAAGAACAAAAGTTGTGATGGTTCTGGGAATGGGTTTGACGACCAGGCCACGCCGGAGCTGGCCTCGCACTAGATGTTATTGCCATCTGTTGGCCCTTTACTAGATGTTGCCGCCCGTGGAAACCTTGGGGGCCCGGCTTGGTTGGGATTGGAGGACCCTGATTGTGCCGAGGCTCTCGGGCTGCGGGTTGGAGGATGATAGACGGTAGAAGTTCAATTTCTAGATCATCTGTCAagccgttgttgttgttgttgacggGGTGATGAGATGCACGTTTATACCGGGACGGGCCGCAACATGTCTGTTCGCCCTCGTTGTCCTGCGCCATTAATGCCTGAAGGTAGCAAGTAGGTATATGCATGCACACATAATGTCTATTACGTCCCTTGGTCCGTACATGTCAACGAAAGGGGCAGAACCGCCAGGCCGCCTATCACTGCACAAGCAAGCACCGACAGCCAGGTGAAACGCGCCCTTGACGCAAACGCTCTTTACAGATACGGTCGAGCCTAGACCAACGCACCATGTGCAGGTCGAGCAAGGCCCGAACACGAGGGAGCCTAGGGatcgcgcgcccgcctcgcacgaccccagccagcgccaggcgAAGGGCAGCACGGCGGACGCAAAAATGCCGAGCCGAGTCCGCATCGCCGAGCCGGGGCGAACGGGCTTCACGCACATACGGAGATGGCTGCTGGCttcggggagggggcggggcaGAGGAGGGGGTGAGGGATGGGCGCGCGCCGTTGTAACTTTTCTTGGTGTTGTTCGTTATCGTCGATGCTTTgtccagcagcaagcaagcaagcaagcctcTTGTCACCCGCTCGTTATCATCCCGAGAATCGGCCCCAACATTAACTAGTCCGGAGTCCGTACGTATCCGTGTGGACGTCGGGGAGTTGGTACGTATTTCCGCCATATGGGAACTCGGAGGCCAGTCGGACaagagagagtgagagagtgagatggaggctggatggatggatggaggttCGGAGTCCGGGTAGTTGCCGGTCAGGTGAccggcggggaggcggaTATTTGGCCGTGATCTTTTTTTGGAAGACGacacacgacgacgacgacgacgggaaaCTATTGTCAACATGCCCGCTGCACGTTTTCTTCCTTGTAGTGCGTATGGGACCTGCAGTATTCTCCGTCCGGGTATATGTgcgggtggtgatgatggggcggggggggggggggggtgtaACTCCGGGAGGCGACAAGGGACATCACGGGAGTCGGGAGGGTTTTGTCGTGGTCAATGTGCAGAGTACACGATACTTGCTTGGCTCGAAGGGACTATCGGTCGGCCGTCTGGCCGGTGTTTCTGTCACTTGCAAGGGGTACTCTTGTCTCTGGAGCGCGAGTCTATCTCATGTATCGtgccgtaccgtaccgtactATAACTGGCAGCTCGTAGTTCTCTCTctggctctctctctctctctctctgcgtGCACCTGTTCGTTGATGTCTGCTTCACTAACTCCCACCTCACCAGCCTGTCTATCATCATCCTGCCCCTCGTCTACCGCTCGGCAAGGAACGGGACTGACCACGGGTGGGGATCTACAAGCGGGACAAGGTCTGCGCCCTTCATGGCTTCCTACTTTCTTGTTCCCATctcaccgcccgcgcccgtgcccgtgcccgtgcccaGTTGAAAGGAGATGCTACATACGTGCTATCAGCCGAGAGGGAGCCACTTGTGCGCCCCCGTGCGCGCACGATGGGATGaaggcgccgcgggggcgcGCGGACACGACATGCTCCGTGCTTCGTAGAGCACCCGCGcgggggaaggagggggtGTGCCTTCCTATGTCTCTTGCCGAGAAAGGAAAAGATAATAGCAGTAGTAACAGTAGTTGGTAGATACGACAGGGGGGGTAATCGAGAAAAAGGGGGCAGGCGTGTGCGTACCGCGTGCTGGCGTTTCATCCAATCGTCTAGATAGGATAGAAGGCGGTTCGCCAGCTCGGGAGTGGCCCCGGTGTCACTGCCATGTATACTCTGTGCGTACATGCGTATCTCGCAAACacatacatacttcgtacaccatgcacgcacgcacgcacgcacgcacgcatgcatgcatgcatactGAGGTTGTGCCTGACGGGGGTGGGTAGGTAgacagggcgacgacgaagacggggATGCGTTggcgacgcagcagcagcttcgaggagagagaagggggggggggggggcggaagacaagggggagagggggagtGGCTTTTAGCAATGCATAGTACCGTCTAGTAGGAAACGTACATACAGCACCTCGGATAGTAGCTGCGGACATGTATGCCCCTTGAAGCCGGCCAGTCATCCATAGTCAACATCCAGAATCCCGCCTTGAGCATACCAAGACACCACAACAGGGATATTCCCATCCTCTCCGCCATCCCCGTCTCGACCTTCATCATGCGCAGCCACCGCGACGGTACCGTACGGTACAGTACATGGCAATATAAAACAGTACGTAGTTCGTATCATGGATCGCAGACATCACCTACATACACTTGCATCGCGTGCCCGAACGCGAAGTGAGGGGGCCGGTTGACCAAAAGGCCCCCCTcgacaacaccaacaacaacataTACTTGTATACATCTCTCAATGGAAGCGAGAAAGACAACACCGCAGCCACCGCACCGGGCACCTCCATGGGCAGTATAACACGCACGCCCGtcttccccccccgcctGAGACTCGGCGCGACGCTAtagcagcacgcacgcacgcgcccaCGGACATatcccccccttctccccttTCTcccagcatcaccaccctTCTTCCCACCAACAGCACTTCACGCATTACCAACACGGGTGACGAGGTAACTACCAGTAACTGGGTCCCTGCCCCTTCCCCCATCCGTGCGGTGGCGGTAGCCGCCCGTCACTTCtcttccctcctcctcgctcttCTTCTCTTAGATAGTACAGTAACTACTACGTAAAAAACTTGGGGAACATGGCCGacttcccccctcccccacacAGAGACACGgacgccaccaccctcaACTCGTCGGCTCGTCGGGGTTCAGCCCGCTAGGCAGCAGGAAACTTCCAAGAGCACAACCCGTTGTTGTTGAAAAACCCCGGGACTTCTCCGAGCTTCCCCATGTTCCATTGCCCCCTGCCCCCTGCCCCCTgctccagcccagcccgaccCGGTGGCACGCGCACAAACCACTGTACCCCAGCTTGCGCTCCGACGCCCGCTGCGGCCCGTTCTGGGGTCACTCTGCCCTGTGATGTGACGTCGGGCGTGCTTGACAGGGCCGCTCTCACGTCCCAGCTGCATCCCTTGGCCCTTGACTACGTGCATCCTTTCTTCGGCCAGACTCGAACAAACGCAGGCAGCGGCAGTCTACCTCACCTCATGTACATGGCGCGAACGAGACGGCCCGGTCCACACTCGGTTTCCAAGGAAATTCATCTTAGAAATCTTCAAGTTCATATTCTCATGCCACTTGGGGTATAAAACATCGCCTAGGCACATTGTCCCAGATCTAGAAGCCACGGTCCCATCCATGTACGTAATGTCACTGTACCCAAATCACAGCGGCGCACCAATTTACAAACACGGCCGCACCGACTGTGAGGCGGCAGAGCGGCAAGACATGTACGTCCCGCGCTCTGCGCCATATGCGCCAGACCTTACATCACCTGCTCGTCCGGGTCTCTCTTCTTGCGCCCAATGCCCACAAGTCGGAGCATTTCCTCCCAGAAGCCAGACGGCTTCTGCGTGAACGTAGCCTCGTACCGGTCGATCGTCGGCCTTTCCCACACCAGGTCTGCCTCCAGAGGCTTGACAAACTTGGTCCTCTTGAGAAGCTTCCACCCGAAGAACAGAACCGGAGCGAGAATCTGCATCGTGTAGTGGCGGAAGAAGCCGTCGACGCTCCACGGCGTGAAGGCTCCGTATCCATAGAAAATGACCACCAGGGTCTGGATAAAGAGCGCAATATAGGCGCAGTAGGGCTGGCCCCATCCGTAGTAAGGCAACGACTTGCGGTCGACACCCTGTGCCTGGCAGGCGCGGTAGTAAAAGATAAACGTCACCGACATGACGAGGTAGTCAATGATGCCACCCGCCGTGATGAGGCTGACCAGCCAGTCGAGAACCTTGGCGGAACCGTTGCCGACCTGCAAGAATGACAGGAACGGGAAGCACATGACGACAAGGAAGCAATAGATGGGTACACCATTGCTCCAGCACTTGCGCAGGATAGGCGGCGCACGACCTtccagggcgaggccgtaGAGCGACCGCGTCGCACAGTACGTGTACGTGTTGCCGGCCGAGAAAATGGACGTGAACATCAGAGCGTTGACGATGTCGGGCAGCACCGAGATGCCCAGGTTCTGCATGGCAATGACATAAGGGGAAGCAGCGGCGTTGTCGGCCGACGCATTGCCGTCCAAGATATCCTTGAGAATCCGGTTGTTGTACGGGACAACAATACCGACGCAAAGGGCGctgccgaagaagaagatgccaAACCGCCAGTAAATCGTCTTGAAGGCGGCCTTGATGTAGATTCGGGGTCGCTTGGCTTCGGCAGCCACCATGGAGATGTACTCGGGCCCGACCACGGCGAAGGCAGCGTTCCAGAGCGCGCCGAGGAAACCCTCAAATTGACCGAGCGAATTCTTAGTGTGGTATTCGGCAAAGGCACCGGGATCTCTCCAGTAACGGAAGCCATATCGGTCGTTGGCGGGGTTGCCGCCCAGCATAGTGACAaaggtgaagaagaagagcatgAAGATCAGAatgaccttgccgcccgAGAGCCAAAATTCAGCCTCACCGTAGCCACGTACAGCGAGGATATTGATTGCACTACAAGTTCGGTGATTCATGTTTAGCATGCAATCTTGTCTTtggcgagggggagggggggctgAGGGGGGATTAGGAGGGCGACCCGCCAGGCTAGGGgtgcgggcgacgccgattCCCTCTCCTCACACCTCAACTTGACAGCACAAGGTCTTACGCATAGGCAATGATGACTCCGGCGCAAATACCAGCGGTTGGGCCGGGCTCTTTCATCTTGGGCTCCCAGTACGAGAGGACGAGGTTGAGGGCCGTAATCTCAAAAGGGATGAGCAATGCCTCGTAGAGGAAGAAGTTCCACCCAGCCATGAAGCcgaaggc from Purpureocillium takamizusanense chromosome 6, complete sequence encodes:
- a CDS encoding uncharacterized protein (COG:E~EggNog:ENOG503NXR8~TransMembrane:10 (i44-65o122-144i156-176o188-208i276-297o335-354i375-397o409-434i455-473o485-504i)) — translated: MATTDEEKQSKIPGSPEVGDLVSTHLDDNADGLHRRLNNRQIQLIAIGGSIGTALFVSIGNGLALGGPGSLLLAYTIYPLVLACVNNSVAEMTTLMPVSGGFIRLAGHWVDDAFGFMAGWNFFLYEALLIPFEITALNLVLSYWEPKMKEPGPTAGICAGVIIAYAAINILAVRGYGEAEFWLSGGKVILIFMLFFFTFVTMLGGNPANDRYGFRYWRDPGAFAEYHTKNSLGQFEGFLGALWNAAFAVVGPEYISMVAAEAKRPRIYIKAAFKTIYWRFGIFFFGSALCVGIVVPYNNRILKDILDGNASADNAAASPYVIAMQNLGISVLPDIVNALMFTSIFSAGNTYTYCATRSLYGLALEGRAPPILRKCWSNGVPIYCFLVVMCFPFLSFLQVGNGSAKVLDWLVSLITAGGIIDYLVMSVTFIFYYRACQAQGVDRKSLPYYGWGQPYCAYIALFIQTLVVIFYGYGAFTPWSVDGFFRHYTMQILAPVLFFGWKLLKRTKFVKPLEADLVWERPTIDRYEATFTQKPSGFWEEMLRLVGIGRKKRDPDEQVM
- a CDS encoding uncharacterized protein (TransMembrane:7 (o32-52i120-141o179-198i219-241o253-278i299-317o329-348i)~COG:E~EggNog:ENOG503NXR8), yielding MLNMNHRTCSAINILAVRGYGEAEFWLSGGKVILIFMLFFFTFVTMLGGNPANDRYGFRYWRDPGAFAEYHTKNSLGQFEGFLGALWNAAFAVVGPEYISMVAAEAKRPRIYIKAAFKTIYWRFGIFFFGSALCVGIVVPYNNRILKDILDGNASADNAAASPYVIAMQNLGISVLPDIVNALMFTSIFSAGNTYTYCATRSLYGLALEGRAPPILRKCWSNGVPIYCFLVVMCFPFLSFLQVGNGSAKVLDWLVSLITAGGIIDYLVMSVTFIFYYRACQAQGVDRKSLPYYGWGQPYCAYIALFIQTLVVIFYGYGAFTPWSVDGFFRHYTMQILAPVLFFGWKLLKRTKFVKPLEADLVWERPTIDRYEATFTQKPSGFWEEMLRLVGIGRKKRDPDEQVM